The Malus domestica chromosome 13, GDT2T_hap1 genome includes a window with the following:
- the LOC103453076 gene encoding transcription factor MUTE-like produces the protein MRPIAFNINPTGVLYVWVSFNVYHINSIVFKLIHMWKKKKVVERNTAQKISLKIKTMSHIAVERNRRKQMNEHLKVLRSLTPCFYIKRGDQASIIGGVIEFIKELHQVLQTLESNKRRKSISPSPNPSPRPVALLPQKYPTAPQLHQNPNFNFNLGTENHHHVINKELAIGASCNSPVADVEAKISGSNVVMKIISQRIPGQIAKIIGVLERLSFDVLHLNISSMEDTVLYSFVIKIGLECQLSVEELVLEVQQSVRSDAN, from the exons ATGCGACCTATAGCATTTAATATCAACCCAACAGGTGTTTTGTATGTGTGGGTTTCTTTCAATGTATATCATATAAATAGCATAGTTTTTAAGTTGATACatatgtggaagaaaaagaaagtggttGAAAGAAACACTGCACAGAAGATAAGCTTAAAGATCAAAACCATGTCTCACATAGCTGTGGAGAGGAACAGGAGAAAACAGATGAATGAGCATCTCAAAGTCTTACGCTCTTTGACCCCTTGTTTCTACATCAAAAGG GGAGACCAAGCATCAATCATAGGAGGTGTGATAGAATTCATCAAGGAATTGCATCAAGTTTTACAGACTCTGGAAtctaacaaaagaagaaaaagcatAAGCCCTAGCCCTAATCCAAGCCCAAGACCAGTAGCCCTACTGCCTCAGAAATATCCAACGGCTCCGCAACttcatcaaaaccctaattttaattttaatttggggACTGAAAATCATCACCATGTGATCAATAAGGAACTAGCTATAGGAGCAAGTTGCAACTCTCCGGTGGCTGACGTCGAAGCAAAGATCTCGGGATCTAACGTGGTGATGAAGATAATATCTCAGCGAATACCTGGCCAAATTGCCAAGATCATTGGTGTTCTCGAGAGGCTTTCATTTGATGTCCTTCATCTCAACATCAGCAGCATGGAAGACACTGTTTTATACTCTTTTGTAATCAAG ATAGGGCTGGAGTGTCAGTTGAGCGTAGAAGAACTAGTACTTGAAGTTCAACAAAGTGTGCGCTCAGACGCAAATTAA